The segment GCCCTCCGTTGGCGAGGGTCTGGATGAGCCGGAACGCGGTGGACTTGTGCACGCCGAGGAACTCGGCGATCTCACTCAGGCTCCGTGGTCGCTCACTGACGTGTTCCAGGATTCCGATGGCGCGCTCCACCGTCTGGGACATGTCGGACCCTTTCCCCATCTCGGATGATCACGACGCACATGATCACTCTTGACAGTCGACGCCATGAGTAGGATATTTGCAAAGATTACATCATGCGATGCAATATTTGCAACGGAGCTGGTTGTGACTGTCGACGCATCTCCCCAGGGTCTCCTGCGGGGCGTGTGCCCCGTGCTGGAGGTCCCCTTCACCTCCACCGGGGCCATCGATCCCGATGGGTTCGCCGCCGTGGTCCGTCACGTCGCGGGGACCGGGGTGTCGGCCGTCATGTGGCCGGGTTTCGCCTCGGAGTTCCTCAAGCTCAGCGAGAGCGAGTCCGCCACCCTTCGCGCCACGCTGCTCGCCGAGACCGCGAACCGTGATGACCTCGCCGCCGTCGTCAGCGTGGCCGACCATGCGACCTACCACGCCGTCCGGCGCGCGGTGGAGGCGGCCGAGCTCGGGGCGGACGCCCTCAACCTGCTCCCTCCCTACCTCATGAACCCGTCCTCCGCACAGGTGGTCGGGCACATCGCCGAGGTGCTGCGGGCGGTGGCACCGCTGCCGGTGGTGCTCCAGCACGCTCCCGCCCTGACGGGTTCTTCGTTGGGAACCAACGACATCCTCGGTCTCGCCGCCGAACACGACAACCTCGTGATGGTCAAGGTGGAGGCGGTCCCGCCAGGCCCCGTCATCAGCGCGCTCGCCGAGGCCGCGACCCCACTGCCGAGCATGGTGGGCTACGCCGGTGTGCTGCTCGCCGACGCCCTGCGCCGCGGCGTCACCGGCGTCCAGCCCGGCTGTAGCTTCGTGGAGATCTACCAGGCGATCTGGCGACTGTGGCATCAGGGCGACGAGGACGACGCCCTCGCCCTGTACCAGCGCCTCCTCCCCTACGTCAGTTACTGGATGACGAGCGCGGAGCTCATCGTGGCCGCCGAGAAGCGTGTCAGCAGGGAGCGCGGGTGGTTCGCCAGCGACCACTGCCGGTCCCCGCGCCGCGAGCTCGATTCCGAGGAGCGGGCGACGATCGACCGTTTCCTGGAGGAGTTCAGCGACCTCCTCACCCCCCGCTAACCCCCGTCCTCTTCCCGCGCAGGGCCTCACGCCCGCCGCCACAGTTGTTCCCGTGTTCCCGGCACCGTGTGTGACCGCCGCCCCCCAACCCCTGGAGAGTCCGATGCCGTTCCCTGGTCGGCCACGCGCCTCGTCCCCACGCCGATGGCTGGTCACGTCGCTGGCCGTCGGTCTGGGTGTGACGGTCACCGGCGCGTGTGGCCCCCCGGATGACTTCTCGGTGGATGGTGTGGTGACGATCGACGTCGGCCACAACCAGGCGTCCACGACGGCGCAGCACGAGGTCCTGGAGGAGGTCGCCGAGCGCATCAGTGAGGAGACCGACGGCACGGTGGAGCTCCGCCTGTTCGCCGACTCCCAGCTCGGTCAGCTCGGTGACGTGCCCGACCAGTTCACGGCGGGATCCCCCACGATCGGTGGGGTGAACGCCCCGATCACCGCGGAGTACGGGGTACCGGAACTCGCGGCGCTCAACATTCCCTACGTATTCGGAGAGCCGCGGGACATCGAGCGCTTCGCGGCGTCCGATCTGCACGACGACTGGCAGGACCGCCTCTACGAGCAGGGGTTCGTGCTCATCGCCTTCAACTGGTACCAGGGTGAACGGCACATCATCTCCGACAACCCCGAGGGCTACCCGACCCCGGAGACGATGGCGGGCGATTCCATCCGGATCCCGGCCGGGGACAACTGGGCCGCGTTCTTCGGCGACCTTCCCATCGACGCCCAGCAGATGGACGGCACCGAGGTCTACACGGCGATCCAGCAAGGGATTCTCAACGGCGCCGAGGGCCCCTACGAGCAGATCCTGGGCTGGTCACTGGATGAGCTCGGCACGACGGTCACGCTCACCAGCCACAACTTCGATATCGCCGGATTCGCGACGGGCACGACACTGTGGGAGTCCCTGACCGAGGAGGAGCGCGACGTGGTCGAGTCGGCGTTCCTGTGGGGTGGGGAGGAGTTCTCCGAACGCACGCTCGCGGCGGAGGACTCCCTGCGGGAGCGGCTGGAGGAGGCGGGTCTGGAGTTCGTCGAGGCGGACCAGGACGCCTATCGGGCTGTCGCGGAGGAGTCGATCACGGATGCCCGCTTCCCGGAGTACTCGGACGACGTCCTGGAGGAGATCCGTTCCCTCGGAGACTCCTGACCAGCGTCGCCTTCGACCAACCCCCGCTTCTCGCCCCTGGAGGACCTGATGCGATCCGATCATCCCCTGACGCGTGCCGTACGCGTCGGTGTCACCGCCGTCGAGGAGTGGGTGCCCTCCCTGTTACTCCTCGGGATCACCCTCCTGGTCGCCTACGGCGTGCTCGCGCGCTACGTCTTGGGCCAGCCGGTGGCGTTCATCAACGAGTTGGCCGTCCTGGTGGCGGCCTGGGTGGTGTTGCTGGGTGCCGCGGCGGCCACCCGGCGCCGGATGCACGTGGGGATCGACGCGTTGATCGCCAGGTTGACGGGACGCCCCCGGGCGGCGGCGGACGCCGTGATGAGTCTCGCCGTGTTCGTCGGGGTCGGCGTGCTGGCGTACCTGAGCGTCGAGTTCGTCCTACACGCCCGGGGTGACCTATTCGTGCTGGGGATCTCGAAGAAGTGGCTGTACGCGAGCCTCCCGGTGGGGTTGTGCCTGATGACCCTGCACCTGGGGACACAGGCGTTCGGCGCGGTGCGCGGCCTGTGGACGGGCGAGTACTCCGTCACCGCGTCGTTGCAGGCGCAGAGCGACATGTCAGCCGAGAGCCGGGGCGCCGGGGCGGACACCGCC is part of the Spiractinospora alimapuensis genome and harbors:
- a CDS encoding dihydrodipicolinate synthase family protein; translated protein: MTVDASPQGLLRGVCPVLEVPFTSTGAIDPDGFAAVVRHVAGTGVSAVMWPGFASEFLKLSESESATLRATLLAETANRDDLAAVVSVADHATYHAVRRAVEAAELGADALNLLPPYLMNPSSAQVVGHIAEVLRAVAPLPVVLQHAPALTGSSLGTNDILGLAAEHDNLVMVKVEAVPPGPVISALAEAATPLPSMVGYAGVLLADALRRGVTGVQPGCSFVEIYQAIWRLWHQGDEDDALALYQRLLPYVSYWMTSAELIVAAEKRVSRERGWFASDHCRSPRRELDSEERATIDRFLEEFSDLLTPR
- the dctP gene encoding TRAP transporter substrate-binding protein DctP, which codes for MPFPGRPRASSPRRWLVTSLAVGLGVTVTGACGPPDDFSVDGVVTIDVGHNQASTTAQHEVLEEVAERISEETDGTVELRLFADSQLGQLGDVPDQFTAGSPTIGGVNAPITAEYGVPELAALNIPYVFGEPRDIERFAASDLHDDWQDRLYEQGFVLIAFNWYQGERHIISDNPEGYPTPETMAGDSIRIPAGDNWAAFFGDLPIDAQQMDGTEVYTAIQQGILNGAEGPYEQILGWSLDELGTTVTLTSHNFDIAGFATGTTLWESLTEEERDVVESAFLWGGEEFSERTLAAEDSLRERLEEAGLEFVEADQDAYRAVAEESITDARFPEYSDDVLEEIRSLGDS
- a CDS encoding TRAP transporter small permease, coding for MRSDHPLTRAVRVGVTAVEEWVPSLLLLGITLLVAYGVLARYVLGQPVAFINELAVLVAAWVVLLGAAAATRRRMHVGIDALIARLTGRPRAAADAVMSLAVFVGVGVLAYLSVEFVLHARGDLFVLGISKKWLYASLPVGLCLMTLHLGTQAFGAVRGLWTGEYSVTASLQAQSDMSAESRGAGADTAAGLDIRSETTNR